One Marmota flaviventris isolate mMarFla1 chromosome 17, mMarFla1.hap1, whole genome shotgun sequence genomic window, aaaaaaaaaaaaaaaaaaacaacccaaaaccaaaacccttTCCCgggcctccctgtccccagctggGCAGCCacggggggcgggcgccggctCCGGCTCCGATGTTCGTGAGTCGCAGCCTCTGGAATGAGGAAGCGCTTCCTCCGCTCCAGCTGGCTCCGCGGTTGCCTCCCATGGGAGGGAGATTTGGTGGGTGGGGCTGGACAGAGCCTCCAGTAGCAGCCCCTTACCCCTTCCCATCCAGCCTCGCTTTTGGGACCCACCCGCCGCCTTGTCCAGAGCGGAAACTCATACAACAGGCTTGATCCTTCTCTCAACTTTCCCTGGAACCTCAGCCCTTGGGGCAAAGTTCAGGTCCTTCACCTGATACTGGAGGCCCGAGACCACCCTTTGGACTCAGCCCAGGCCTCTGGCCACCTCCTTGCCTTGTCTTGGATGCTGGGTGCATTTAGAATAggcagaaggagaaaggaagttTGGGACACTAGACCTGGGCACAAGCTTCCCGGCTGACTGGATCCTGGAAGCCAACTCCCTGGTAGAGGTGGGGAAATCGAATCCTAGAGAGAAGTCCGGTCGTGCCCAGCCATAAAGGAAGCCCTCCCACCCTGCTTCCCAGAGGTTtcagaaaatgggaagaaatgccTTCCCGGCAGGCAAGGAGTTAAGTAAAAGTTCCAGCCTTGGAGTCATAGGGACTGGAGGTGGTATCTCAGATGGGTGTGCTGGAGAGCTTCTGTAGTCAGGAGGGTGGGGCAAAGGAGCCACTGATAAAGATAGCATGTGAGGGTGAACTTGGAGCAGCAACTCAAGCCTGGACTGCAGGACCAGCTGTCCTAGTTTTACCCTGCACCAGCTTGACTTTTCCAGATCCCTAGTTTCCCCAGAAAGAAGGTTCCAGGTTTGCTTCTTAGCTGGAAAACAGGGAACACAAGTGAGGAGCCAGAGAGCCACCTTAACTGCTTGACTTCTCCCAGCAAGTCAGTGAcaggtttctgtttcttttctgacCTTGGAGGTGGGTTGGAGGAGCTCACACTTTTAGACTTGAGGATCCAGGTGAATGTGCCTGAGGGATAGTGTTTCCTGCTCCTTTTCCCTCATGTCATGCCTGGTTCTAGGTTCTTCCTCAAAGTGTAGGACCACAACTGTCCAATTCTTCTAACACCAGGAGCATGCCTGAACATGGTGGGTGGGGTTTAACCTCTCTGGCTATGTCTTGGATTGGGAAAGGATTCTGGAAGCTTTTCTCCCAGTCCTgccctccgcccccccccccccccccatatagtTTTGAGAATTACAGCCATTTTGGTCCCTCCTCTGCCCATGTGGAGCAAAGGCTTCACAGCCCTGTCTTCTGGGCACCTGTGTGGGTGGCTTCTGGCACTCAAACTTTATCTTCTCCTCCTAGATCCCCATCTGAAATGATAGTTGTGTTCAGCCAGATTAGATGGCTAGATGCTCGACTCCTCTCCCTGATGAACAGTCATCAAGTCTATGGATTTCAGTTTCCAAGTAGCTCATGTCCTCTGGCCTCTATGCTCACCCTACCCACCTCACACAACACATTCATTCTCCTACTTATGACCTAAGTGGCCATTTTAGCATCAAATGTGATCATGCCTTGCCCTATTCCCTAAATTCTCTGTGCTCCAGTGGGTTCACGGTCAGGTGGCCACAATGCTCATCACCTCCTTAAGGCCTGGTACAAATGATCCCTTTGTGAAGCCTCTCCAGGTCCAGGTCCAGATCCAGTTgccatttgctttttttcccgTTCTTCCTGTTAAAACTTTACATCTTggggctgggcgcagtggtgcacgcctgtaatcccagcggcttaggaggctgagacaggaggatcacgagttcaaaatcagcctcagcaaaagtgaggcgctaagcaactcagtaagaccttgtctctaaataaaatacaaaatagggctggggatgtggctcagtggtcaagtgcccctgaattcactCCCGGGtaccaaagcaaacaaacaaaaaattccccAGAACTTTCCACTTTTGGTTAATCTCTGTCCCCAGGATCTAGTGACTGGAAGGTACCTGCATAGGGCTCTGAAAGGTGGGGAGCTGAgtatggtggggggggggctagAATACTATCCTCAACCCTGCACAAGAGCAAGATCTGGGGCTTCGGGGGGACCCCCCTCTCCCATCTAGGAATAGTCTTAGAGGTCTGCATCCCACAGCTGTCCTGGTCCGGCTGTAGCCTCTTACCTCGCAGTTCCACATCTTCATCCTGTACTCTTTGGTCTCACAGACCTTCAAGCCTTTGGTCTGCTTCCCTTGGCTAGGAAGGAAGCCCTTTCCCTTCGGTGCAAGTTTGATCTTCTCTACTTTTCCTGAGCACCTAAATGTCTTGCCTTTGACAGTGCTGGCTCAGCAACCTGAGCTGCCTTATTGTACCTGCATTGTGCCTGACTCTCCTGCCCTGTGGGTCCCCTCCCTGGGAAATTGGACCTCTCTTCCATGGCAGCCACAGCACCCTTGACTCTTGGGCCAGAATGGGTTTAGAACACATGGTGACCAAAGCTGGGGAAGTAGGGGGAAGACAGGGCAGAGAGCTGTGTGGGTGGGTCCATGTTGCCAAGTTTTAAGTCCCAACTCTCCAGCCTCCCAGGCTGGTGACCAGCTAGATTCCTATTGATGGCCCCATGATCTTATCTCCAATCTGCAGCCCAGCCCTATTGGGCCCCACCCCTTGGCATAGCTCTGAGGTGACCCAGCAGCCTGAGGCTGCTGCTTCCGACTCAGATTCATTCTCCACTCACCCcatcatgctttttttttaccTTTGCCAGCAAAGAGTTGAAATTCACAAGCTGCGTCAAGGTGAGAACTTAATCTTGGGCTTCAGCATTGGAGGTGGAATTGACCAGGATCCCTCTCAAAATCCCTTCTCAGAAGATAAGACAGACAAGGTGAGAGGGAACTAGGTCCTGTGACCTTTCCATGGGGCATACAGGCCTGAGATGGTgggtctctgcttcctgggcctGTATGGAAGGAGCAGATCTTTTTCTCAGACAATCCTGATAGAGGTCAAGATATGGTGGGAAAAGGAAGGGTTGGGATGGGGAGTGGGCCTCTCAGCCCTAGGAAGGCCTGCTTAGACAGCCCAGGAAAAGTAGGAGGTGGTCATCAGCAGGGGCTGGAACATCCCTAGGTAGCCATGCTTTCCCCCTGGCTGTCCTGGCACAGTCTACACTGGTGGAATGTGCTGGGGGCAGGCTGGGCCCAGGGAGAGGAGTGGCTGGGAGTATGTTATGTTAGGCTCTGCCTTGTGGATAAGGGGCAAGTCCAGTGACCATAGGTCTTGACCTGGGCTCCCTCTTTCAGGGCATTTATGTCACACGTGTGTCTGAAGGAGGTCCTGCTGAAATTGCTGGGCTGCAGATTGGAGACAAGATCATGCAGGTAACAAGTGACCCAGAGGAGGAGAGATTAAGGTTTGGACCAAGGGGGCTGAAGCACATGGGGTTAGGAGAGATTGGCCCAGCCTTCCTGCAGAGAGGGACTCACCGAAGCCAACTGGAAGTCATGCTGGTATGGCCCACAGACAAAAGGCTCTTCTTTGAACTCAGTTCTAGTGCTTGACATCTCCATGTTTGGAGATTTTGGTCTGGGGGCCTGCTTGGGTGGCCTGGGTACACCATAGTTCTCTGCTTGCTGATCCTGGAAGCAAGGAACTGAGGTGGGCTGTTTTCTCTCCCTGGATCAGGTGAATGGCTGGGACATGACCATGGTCACACATGACCAGGCCCGGAAACGGCTCACTAAGCGCTCAGAGGAGGTGGTGCGCCTGCTGGTGACGCGGCAGTCGCTGCAGAAGGCTGTGCAGCAGTCCATGCTGTCCTAGCAGCCCTCCTGTGATCCTTACCTTGTGCCTACCTGCCTATTTGTACAGCGACACCACTTCCACGCTCTCTCTGCTCCTCCATCCTGGCTTCTGCTGCGTGCTGGGTTCCAGCTCAGAAGGGCGACAGCTGATCCCAGAGGCCTGAGCCAGCCCTGCTTCCCCTCCCACTCTAGCCCGAGGCTCTGGGACCAGGTCTGTCTCTGGGATACTGAGGATTGGAAACAAGGGCCTGGAGCTGAGTGAAGCCAGTCTGCGATGACCAAAGCTCAGCCCACTGCTGTTTCAGCAGTGCCTGGGTGAGCAGAAAACACCACTTTCTGAGAGCTGCCAAAGCTGGGAAATGCCACTCGGGGCTGGCTTTCCCTGATTTGCCCTGGCTGCAGGGCTTGGCCCTGCCTTCCTATGTCACTTCCACAGTGCCCAAGCCACATGCTGTCCACCCCGACATTGCCCAGTGGGGGGCTAGACCCCCACACTCCTGGAGGCACTATGAAGGTTCATCTGGATGGCAGCTGGTAGCCTCCCATGCACCCTCACTTCCCTGAAGGGTGCTGGCCTCCCCAGGGTTTGCCTACTTACAGGATTTAGCTGAGGTTCAAGCTGACATTTCAGGGCAGCTCTCAGGATTGCCATTTTTCTCTATGCCCGTGGTtttaacttttgtatttttttaatcacaactTTGATACACAGCGTTTTTATCTTACTATTTGGAGATGCCAGTTGTAGTTTTGAGTCTAGCTTACTAATTCACATGTGGGAGCAACTACTCTTAGCACGTGAACAGCCTTACTTTGGTTACCATGGAAATGGGGCAGTATGATGCTGCCCCACACCCAACATCTCATGTCCAATAAAGAACGCTGGAATTCATGAGGGATCCTTGCTGAGACATGGAGTGGAATGGGACAAGTGCTTTGGTTTTAAGGATGGCTAACATGTCTCCCACTGTTCTGGGACAAAGCCCAACTCTTTTTAGGCCCACCTGCCCGGGAAAGTGTGTGGCTGGTGTTGCCTTAGAAGCTTTAGTGAGGGCTGAAGGtatagtggtaaagtgcttcctGGCATAGGGGAAGCCCTGGTCCCAGCTCTAATACCATGATGGGTGGTGGAGCCTCAGTGGAAACACCCTGTATGTGGCAAAGGCCACATCTGTGTCTGGGTATACCTTCACTGCAATTAAGGTGGGGAACCTGGGGTGTCACTGTGAAGCTAGGTTACATAAAGGAAGTTGGGGGTACTTCAGTGTAACCTATCTTCAGTTCCCACCTGAGAGGGGCCTCATGGGCACTCTAGGATTCATGGGAAAAGAATCTGCCCCTGAGACTCTAGACAGTATTGATCCACAGCCAGGGACATAACCCTGGATGTTTCCGCAAGTCAAGAGCTAGCTAGGTAGTAAGCAGTGTCTAGTCCTCTGCCTACTAGCTCTGAGAAGGTGCTGCCACTTCTGGATCCACCTTATATTGCCAAATCAGATTTGTGAAGAAAAGTCCAGAATTTGAAATCTCCTATTTTTAAAGTGCAATACCCAAggacatattttataaaaatctctGGGTGGCCTAAATAAAACCGGTCTATAGGTTTGGTTGGGCTACATTTTCTGCTCTAGGGAAACAAGACCTTAAATTCCTTACAGTTGGATagaataatctggaaaataagacCTTTACTTCCCTGATTCCAGTGAAGTCATGCCCTTAAAAACCTCTAACAAACCCTTGCCCACATCTGCAGCTTGCACATGCTGGTGTACCTTAGTACTGGCATATGAGACCCACGAGACATACCTACCTGGCCCTGAGTGGGCATATCCCCAAGAGGGCATACCCAATGAAGCGCAGGGTCAGTACACAGCCACCTCAGATCAGTGATCTCCTAGGCCCTACACATTTCTTTACAGGAGGTCAGTAAGGCCAACTCCCTAAGCCCCCAGGGCTTAGCTCTAAAGGCCAACAGAGCAGCCTTCTGCATCTAGCAAATGCTTTGAGTGTGCAGAAAGAAACAAGCCAGGTTTTAATTAAGGATACAAGCACCATGAAAACAAAAAGGATATAGGCC contains:
- the Tax1bp3 gene encoding tax1-binding protein 3; this translates as MSYIPGQPVTAVVQRVEIHKLRQGENLILGFSIGGGIDQDPSQNPFSEDKTDKGIYVTRVSEGGPAEIAGLQIGDKIMQVNGWDMTMVTHDQARKRLTKRSEEVVRLLVTRQSLQKAVQQSMLS